DNA sequence from the Pseudophryne corroboree isolate aPseCor3 chromosome 6, aPseCor3.hap2, whole genome shotgun sequence genome:
GGTGCCTCACATAATCCCAGATAAATGCCGGTTTACGGAGGTAATTGGATCGCCCCCGGAGAACCTGTTACCAGTGGAAAATTCCTGCTGCAAATAGGAtacctgtctatgggggtcattccgagttgttcgctcgctagcagttttttgcagccgcgcaaagcaaacgctatgccgcctcccactgggagtttattttagtttagcagaagtgcgaacgaaaggatcgcagagcgacggcaaactttttttgtgcagttttagagtagctcaatacctactcagcgcttgcgatcacttcagactgttcagttcctattttgacgtcacgaacacgccctgcgttcgcccagccacgcctgcgtttttcttggcacgcctgcgtttttccgaacactccctgaaaacagtcagttgacacctagaaatgcccacttcctgtcaattactctgcggccagcagtacgactgaaaagcttcgctagaccttgtgtgaaactacatcattgcaatagtacgacatgcgtgcgcattgtgccgcatacgtatgcgcagaagtgcctattTGTGCATCATCGCTGCAAagagaacaaatgcagctagcgatcaactcggaatgaccccatatgtcCCTTACATGCATGTCAGTTTTTCATTTCAGATTAGGCTCACAAAGAGTATTAGTTTATAGCTCgaaaaaaatgcataattttgttTTTGTGGAACATAACTGAAAAAAAAACGTAGTGATATGATATTACTGCTACTATCATTTGCAAACTGTGTAAACTGTAACGTGCTTTAAATATTGCTATAGTTCACCTGAGTGTGTACTCCTGGTAACGAATGTGTATATATTAGTTATAAAGAGTTGCGTAATGGCTCATTTTACTATCCATAAATATCCCACTGACATGGTTATATGTGCATGGGCATTATTACAGACTGTATATTGCAGACTAGCCTAGTGACTAGGGTTTCCGTCTGGGCATACAAGCCAGGGTGTCACTGGGAATTTGCACCAGGATGCCAATACACAATTAGATAGGCACTGTGCAATTCAGGAGTTAGGGAGGATCTGGAAATGAACTAAAGAACACTAATGAACAGCAGTTCTCTGTGAAAAACTTTCATTCCTGTCAGTCTGTGACTTGCAATGTTTGAAATGCAAGCATCTCACTGTGATCTCTTGTAATCTCGTATGTTATGTACCAACCAGTCTGCAATCTGACTGGGCTCCAGATAAGTTATTCCCGTCTGGGAGGAATCCTGGTGTTGGGTATATTGCTTATATTTACCACCATAGAAATATGTCATTTAGTCTGGCAGTGAAGAAGTTAATGTACTACTTCATGGCGGAAgactagaataataaaaaaaaataaaaaaaatccaaagaAAAATAAAGCCTCTGGATGATAATTGAGACGCTGAGAATTATATTTTGAAGCCCTCATGTTTTACTCCTTCTTAAAGAATTTGTCACCAAAGGAGGCAAACTGGTCACCTTTTGGTCTGTATAGTGTGGGAATGTGCCGCTTTACTGTGAACCCTTCATACAGCAACTGTAAATGGTGTGGGGCACCTGTGTGCTCTTTCCCAGGATCCAGTGATGGACAATACCAACTAGAAAGCATTAAGTTAAAATTTTATCAGGATGTACGGCATGTTTCTAACTAATAATAACGCTATGTTATTATACTATATGCATTTTGTTCATACTGGTAATGGTACAAGCATAGTCGTATTGACTCTATATGAATAACTCTGGCACAAAACATGTTGCCACTGTAAGAAACAGCTTGGCAACCTCTTGTCCTTATTTTACTCTGCACATTATATAGGGCTGTTCCATAAAtgatatataattataatatatatatatatatacacatacatatatatggaaagtggggtagacctaacaatagcgctaaatgaatatatatatatatatatacatacgataCCATCAGgtgcacctgatgaaaaggctttCCAGCCTTGAAACGTTGTGTTAATAAATAGCAACCCTTTTGATTCTACTACAAGACCAGATGAGTGCCACCTTTCCTTCTCTGTAAGGATATTGGTATCGTATGCAATTCTATTTGGGAAGGCACCCTGGCATTACAACAGGTCCCGGAGTGCCACTTCTAcacgcaactatatatatatatatatatatatatatatattacacactacCCAGTGCTCTACTCTACACATTACTCACTTTGCTCTTAGAGTAGGGGCCACATCCACATCTAAGTATGTGCGAGCACAGAAGATATGTGCCCTCTGGCAGCAGAATGGATGGAGGCCTGGAACGCCCAATTGAGATACTGCTGGATGATCCATCCTCCTCTAAGCATAAGTGACGGATCTGAAGAAGAGGAATAAGTGGGATAACCCATGTTTATGCTGCTTACTAGCTGGTGCGCAGTGAGACTGCACTAATGGTAGGCAGAGTAGCCCTGGTAGTGGATAATACATCCTGGATCTAACGGCACATAGGATACACCAAATTACATATTTGTACAGTCATTCTTCATTCACTGTCTCGGGACTTTCAGCACACACATCATTTAAATATGGATAGTAAGTCTGCTCATTGTTATGTATCGTCCACTGCCTTTTCTATCAGGAACAGGTAAAGTAGGTGTGAATACCATTTAGTGTAACGTTACACTTGTGATCAACGCAGAACAATCTAATGCGGGCAATGAGGGTCATTAGATGTGGTTgatggtgctatcactgctgcttccaagcagCAGTGAGAGCGCTGCATGGTGTTGCATACAGAACGCAGCATCGGATCAGTCACTTACCATCGGATTCATCACTCGCCATTGGGTGGCTTGTGGCACCCACGGTGACAAGCAAGCCACCCgttacagaggccaggaaatccaaCCAGCAAccacagagatccctggcctcttcctaacCCATAAACAGCGGTGATACACCTCTGTTTGGAGTCATGGAAGCCGTCGCTCCCCCCTCCTCGCCTTCCAAATGGCATCAGTCGATCACCATCCGATGTTGCAGGACCCGTTCGCGCATATACAGaatgagtcctgcgcatgcacaaagtaccgataATTGATACTTTTCTTGCATGAAAAGCAACTTCATCCACATCTTAATATCCCCCAATGTACAGATGAATAAAGCTTCTTAATAACATTAACGGCATCCAGAGGTAACTCCAGCAAATATGTAACATGTACATTTACATTGTCAATAATACACATTAACATGACTGTGTGACATTATGAGACACAAAAGGAAAATCACATTACCAGTCACATGTTGTCCTTCTGTTCTGCATGTTATAAAGGGCCACTATAGGTTGTGATCAAGCAGTGATTCTACTGGTAACATAAATAGTCACTTTGGGCCTGGCCAACAGCCATAGGCATTGGATGTATTATACAGACAGGAAGCTATAAAGGGGCTGTCGCAGAGTTGCAAGAAGATAGGCGTATGTGCTCCCAAATGGCGTGCATGGAAATGTGTATACTCACCTGTATGTAGGGTTGTACGCATCTTGCAGTTCACCCACTTGCTATGCGTACACTTGTGGGGAGATGTAACTATCAAGCTCTCTAAAgaaaggacaagtggagaagtttcctatagcaaccaatcagcttatatctagcatttatcaagtacattctatgtaATATGTAGAAGGTTATTGGTTTCTATGAGCAACTTCTGCATCTGTCCAGTTCTCCATGCTTCAAAAGCTTTGCTGCATCTCCACCACGGTTTGCTACTAGTCATCAGTCATCATCAGTGGTGTTGAGAGGGGGTCGGTTGGTTACCCTGGCTCTGCATCTCTGTAGGGGCATGCAGGAAAGGTAAGACCATAATAATCACAAAATAACAAAACATCAATGTTCTTCTTCAAAACAATTAATGTGCCATGAACCCTCACAGGTAACTTAATGGTCTAGTGGTCTATGCActttgagagaaataaagtggacaaaaatagttccagccaaccagctcctgtcatttttcaaacacagcctgtaacatggcagttaggagccgattggctggtactttatcctatTCCACTTTATTTTTCTCTGAGTCTTAGTACAGAGACCCCTTAGCCTGCAACCCCCAAATTAACTTTATTAATCTTGCCACCCTGCATGTATGTACAACACGTTCACAGAGCACAATTCGGGTAGCATTTCATCTAATGGCCTTTGGAATGTTCTCTACCATGATGTAAATGGCCAAGTCTCTGTAAAGCTCTgctgaatatgtgtgtgctatatacattttttggtaataaataaataaataaataaataaataaataaataatatcattAATGAATGAGCACAACAGCTATAACACAAAAGGATGCATTCATTTAGAGCATAGGCAGGTGACCAGCTAGCTCTCCAGTTGTAAGAAACCTACCAGCCAGGCATTCAATCGCAGTGCATTGAGAAGTGGTCATCATTACTGCCATCATCTTGCACCAGGTACATCATGGGTAATTGCTGCTTTGCCAGTTAtgcaaatatgcacattacttAAATAATCTATACATTTTGTCTACAGTTTCAATTTCAAAACCACTTTTAGAGTGATATTGTACCAGaaaaaaatgtatatttatataaaagtaaacattataataatataacagtaATACATTTATGCAATGCATTTAAAAATATAACTGGTATGCTATATACAATAAATAGCCATTATGTAGTAGGCtaattaaaacataaaaaatataagcTTAATGCATCAATATAGGACACTATGgtatactgtacatttaaaaacatatatgTACAACTTTACAACGAATCTGTTTCTTAAATAATGTGGACCCATCAGTACAAACCACACTACAGGGGCTAATTCTAACAGTTTTGAAATGAGGGATAACTGCATACAAACACAAAAGTGTATTTCCCACCATGTTACTAAATTATACCTGGGAGAGAACTTTCTAACATTTCTCAGAGAAATCCTTCGGACTATATAAGAATATTTCAAAATACTCAGACAAACTGAATTACATTTCGTGGCCGCAGGGGTGAAATCCCTCACTTTTGGCTCTCAACTAAGTCTTCTTCCCAGAGACCCCCTGCTTGTTTTCCTCTACCCCATGAAGCTTTGAAGTGTTGATGATCGTGGTGAAGGTGACAATTCACACCTCTGCAAACTGGATAAAGACAGAGGCTGTCTGACTCTGTTCACTATTGCACAAGCACTGAGAGAGGAAAGGAAGGCATGGAAAGCTCATCTGTACCTCTCCATCACCAGGACTGCAGCATGCACCAGACCTGTACCACCTTGTACCAATGCGGCTACCTCAGCTCTGAGGGATACAGCAGTCTTTCTCCTGCATCTTCCATTGACTGCTGTTGCCTTTCTCCACCATATCTCCATTACCCATCATCTCAGGAGGCCTATGTTAATATTTCTTCAAGTTGTCCTCATACCATAGCTCAACCTAAAACTTCTTTAGAAAAGAAAAGCAAGAAGATGAAAGGAAAGCTGCCATATGGTCAAAGGCAAAGTGCAAGTGAACGAGAGAAGATGAGGATGAGGAACCTCTCCAAAGCACTGCAGAATCTCAGAAGATATCTCCCTCCTTCAGTGGCTCCAGCAGACAAGACCTTGACCAAAATTGAAACTCTTCAGTTGACAATCCTCTATATCTCTCATCTGTCTGCACAGCTGGGACTTAGCGAAGACGTCCTGAAGCAAAGAAGACTAACTACAATGCAGAGAACTAACAGATGCCCACAAGGCCTTAACTTTTGCATGGATATGACTCATCCACTTTGCTCAGAGCCGATAGAAGAAAATATTATACATTTTGCAGCATCAGCAGAGCCCATTGCTGCGACAAGACCTATGCCTGTTGAATCTGGGCTGCAGAATACACACACAAGCTACCAGCTGCAATACGagttgccaccactgacccctctacatCAGTATCCAACAACAAGTACGGCGTTGTCCCAGATAACTAATGAATATGATGTCACAGGTCATCAGCAGATGGTAAGTGTCTCTTACACATAGTGTAATATACTGATACTAATATTTAATCCACTGTGAGATCCAGTAACATTTTTATTTAAACTGAGAAGTCTTAATATTGTAATGTGTGCCATTTTATAGAATGCCTGCATTCAGTGAATGAAAGTAATGTATTActtgtttattaacagtttcttatatagcgcagcaaattccgttgcactttactatTGGACTTTACTTGGACGCATTTGTTGTCAGTGACTGCAGGCTTGATAAAAGTGAAATTAtccatttatatataatataatataatattctaTATAATGTAATATTCTAACATGACTTTGAACCACATCTCCCATTGTGTTTGACACCTGTAGTTTACGGACAGTATACAGCTGATTTACAGCCACAGCCTGCTATGCTAGAGAATGTAGAttccagtataataatataatagTTCAGGCACAATATGCAGTCACATGCTGAAGTAATAATATACATGCATATATTCTTAATATTAAATGTAATGTTATAATATATTTGTTAGGTCACATGTGAAGAGTACACGAATCTGGTGGAGATGTGGAGGAAAGAACAATCTCATGCCTGAACTGGAGGACAGCATCCAACGCTCACAAAAGCCAACTCAATTAAATTATTGTGTTTTCATTATGTACATAGATTATCTTTTATTATATATGGATCAATATTGTTATGTCTTGATTCTGTCATGACAtttggaaatatttaatagcatatatttatttattaaagatCTTTATATTCTATATCATTAGTTATTTCATTTGAGTGTAAAATGGAAAATATATTTTAGGACTACTTGTTTCATAAAGAACATTACAGGGTTTTACATTCTACAGTATGCGCGCCCTCAGGGGATCAGTGATATGTTTAAGTGGGTTCTTCAATGTGTTACAGAATTCAAAATAATATTCACTGTAATGAGCAAAATGTTTAAAGAAAAGTAGAGGAATACTAGAGACATAAGTATAAGTCCTATGTAGTATAATGGGTACATGTTAAATATTTATGGAAATAAGAGGTAATGGAATAAACTGTAAGGCTGTAATGGAGAAATATTTGTAGACAAATGCGTTACTTGGTAATTATTTCCTGACACAAAGAGGTACTTGGTAAACATGTA
Encoded proteins:
- the MESP1 gene encoding mesoderm posterior protein 1; this translates as MESSSVPLHHQDCSMHQTCTTLYQCGYLSSEGYSSLSPASSIDCCCLSPPYLHYPSSQEAYVNISSSCPHTIAQPKTSLEKKSKKMKGKLPYGQRQSASEREKMRMRNLSKALQNLRRYLPPSVAPADKTLTKIETLQLTILYISHLSAQLGLSEDVLKQRRLTTMQRTNRCPQGLNFCMDMTHPLCSEPIEENIIHFAASAEPIAATRPMPVESGLQNTHTSYQLQYELPPLTPLHQYPTTSTALSQITNEYDVTGHQQMVTCEEYTNLVEMWRKEQSHA